TCCAGCAACAGTGTCTCAGTTAACTCGGTTCTTCTTCCTCCAGGCTCAAAATGAAGTCAAACTCCTCTaccaaaaaggggaaaaagagagggaagaattaGGTCTTGTGTCTCCTCTTGAACAGGGAAGTTATGCGAGGCCTTTCACATGTTACCGATGCAGGTGGTCATGCATTCAGACTATTTACAGACTGTTGTACTATGTGCGGGGCACTGCAGGGTACCGGGCACATAGTAATGGGTAACTCAGAACATATTTCCTCCCTCGTGGATGTTAGAGGGGAGGAGacagactcagagaggctaaataTTGTGCCCCAGCTTAATCAGCTAGTACATGTGAATTCATGGGTCATTCTGGTATGGGTAATAAAGGAAACAGCCTGCTCTTACCTTGGGTCACGGGCTGAATGGAGAGTCTCTGGCGAGTGAAGAGAACCATATTTTTTAAGGGGCCACCAGTGGCTTTGTGAGCTTGGTGATGGGTTTTGAGCTCAGCCAGGGAAATGAAACGCTTCATCATCCGAACAAATTGTACATCCACCTAGGTGACAGGAGTGTCCGGGACAGAAAGACAAGTCCAGCTAGAACACTGTGTTCTAGCTGCTTACAGGAGGCTCCTATGGGCAGGGCTGCCAGTGTTCTGTTCTTAGCTCCCAAGTAAGGTTAACCTCATCTGAGTAAGGGCTGGGCTCCATACCTTGACCTAAAGACACCTCAgaccttctttctccctctctggccACCCTTTCCCACTCATGAAATAGGAAAAAGTAGTCTTTACCATCGACCATTTGGGGTTGTCTTCTTTGCTGGATGGATCATAATGGGGATTGTTTTTCTCAAACTGTGTATGGTCTGGGTAAGCCTCCTTCACAATCTGAAACCAAAACCAAGTCTCCACTCATTTGCCTGTACAGTCAGCTCCACAGCCAATCTTTAATCCAAGTCCAGCTGTCATTTCTGACCCTGCACATTCGTACCCCATATGCCTTGCTGTAGAGCCAGTAAGGGCTCAGATATCTGGAAATAATACACAGTCTAAGGCAAGCATAGGAAATCAACCCTGTTTTGACAAATGTCTTAAAAGTATGTTCTCCAATCAAATGTTAAAGGTTTTTGGTACCACTGTTTTTCCAGCTGCagttaataattatatatatccTGGTAACTGCTGTCTTGGAAGAGCTACCATCAGGCCTGTTTTTGAGTGAAAGACTAGGTGTAGAAGCGGAGGGAAGTCTTTGCCAGTGAGACCTGAAATGAAGACCTGCCCTGTTATAGTCCTTGTCCCACAGGAAGGGGCCAGGAGAGCTCTTCCATATTCCTGTGAgagcagggatggggaggagggtaCTAGTACTACTTTTTTTTgggtgaagattggccctgagctactatctgctgccaatttccctctttttgcttgaggaagattgttgctgagctaacatctgtgccaaccttcctctgttttgtatgtgggatgatgccacagcatggcttgataagtgatgtgtgggtccatgcccaggatctgaactggcaaaccccaggccaccgaagtggaacacacaatcctaaccactatgccgccaggctggcccaggaggGTACCTCTTTTTTGTTACCTATTTAAGCTGTATCCCTTTGTATCTACATGAGTAAGTCTTCCTGCATGGAGAGGGATTCAGACCAAAGCCTAAACAACTCACCTTCATAAGCCCTGCAATGCCTGGCTCCTTGCAGTTGCTGTGGTAGAAGAAGGCTTCCTCCTCCAGCTTCATGGCTCTGAGGAAGTTCCGGGCCTGTCCCAggggagaagaaacaagaaaCCATCCTTCCCACTGGCTGAAAAATACTAGCGGTTAGCAGAATCAAGTCTGCTTTTACTGGATGAGTTATTCTTTTTATGTAACTTCTCCCAATTCAATTCTTGCCTTTGCCAACATACCCAGACTTGTATCAGGACACTGGCTAGAACACAGGCCATCTGCACACTGCCTGCAGTTAGAGTACAGTATTTTTGAACATGTTCTCAGGTTTGGGTTCTGAGATAAAGCAACGCTGGCCAAGAGGTTTTGCTACCAAATAAGTcaagagaaggaggcaggcaCTTCTCCTACCCTGGATCTCCGGGTCCTGCTCTTACCTGGTAGTTGCGAACACCATCCCAGCATGCTGTCTGCTTGGGCTGTGCTTTGAGATCTTCAATGCTGAACTAGGTAACAGAGAATAAAGTCATTAAACAATCCTAGGCCAACTGGTCAGAATATATGGAAGCAGACAGTTCCTTCCCCTACACTAAGGGTGCTACTGGCTATCGCGGAAGTATGTCGTTTACGTGGAAGTAGCTCCACAGAGCCACTTCTATTGGGAGAATGGAAGGAAGCCCTGAATTACCTTGTTATCCTTGCTGATTGAGAGGATTAGGTGAATGGATAATCGAGATGAAAGTGTAACCTGCTGGCTGTCTGTATTTCACTTATTAAAACATTACATACTTCTGTAATATTTCTAATTATTCTTTCTCCAAGCATATTAAAACTGGTTTATATTCATTCTCAGAATATATACCAACTTTTGAAGGGAACTACCTAGGAGTACAGCAGGTGGCAAGAGAAATGCAACCTAAGATTGAAATGTGGCCTAgatcagaggttggcaaactacagccttcAGGTCAAACCTAACCCCATGCCTGATTTTGTTAATACTTTTATTGAAAGTCATCCATACCattttacatattgtctatggccaCTCTCTTGCAACAGCAACTATAAGACTTGAAGACCCAAAATGTTTACTagctggccctttacagaaaaagttcgcTGACCTCTGCCCTAGATAGAGGATTCACAAAACAGATAGTTGATGATGATAAATCCTGCTGATTTTATTCCTTGTTACCTTTTCCCTACCCTTAAGAGATTATTTGGTGATGGAACACTGTGGTGAACAATATTcacttcttatttaaaaaaacagcttgAAGGGATTGGACACAGGGGCATGGTCTCACCTTCACGTCTACACCTTTTGCTAGCCGGCTTTCTGGCTCTGACTTCATCAGCCAGTAGCTGCTTAGATTCTTTGCACAATTTTTAGAGGCTGAAGTCTTCTGAGGGCTGGAGTTCTCCACTTTAGCTGACGCCTCACCTGGGTTCTTAGTTTGGGTACGTTTTCCTGCTGGCCCCTCATCTGCAATAGGAGAAGCAACAAGAAGAGAACTGTCATGCTGAGTGAAAACGTTCCATTGTGGGCAGAGCAGATGCTTTGGAGTGGGACGtggattcaaatcctggatcCATCAGTTACCAGCAGTAGCAGCTTAACtgctgaacttcagtttcttatctataaaaatgGGGTGAGAATGCCTACCTTACATGATAGTTTCTGGATTATCCATTCAGTGGGAGAAGAATACTTACATGGTTGTGGTAGTTTCTGGATTATCCATTCAGTGGGAGAAGAATACTTACATGGTTGTGGTTTAGGATTAAAGATCCCAGCAGAGTATCTGACATATATTTAGTAGTCAGtaaatgctgttttcttttcctcactcTCTTCTGTGTCTTTCCTGAGGCTATTCTctccaatgaggaaactgagcatcTACTCCATGGacttattttgaatattaaataagataatacaaaCAATGGGCTTAGAAAATGCCTGGCAttataataaatgctcaataaatat
The Equus caballus isolate H_3958 breed thoroughbred chromosome 7, TB-T2T, whole genome shotgun sequence genome window above contains:
- the THYN1 gene encoding thymocyte nuclear protein 1, coding for MPRPRKRLPGAAGPDEGPAGKRTQTKNPGEASAKVENSSPQKTSASKNCAKNLSSYWLMKSEPESRLAKGVDVKFSIEDLKAQPKQTACWDGVRNYQARNFLRAMKLEEEAFFYHSNCKEPGIAGLMKIVKEAYPDHTQFEKNNPHYDPSSKEDNPKWSMVDVQFVRMMKRFISLAELKTHHQAHKATGGPLKNMVLFTRQRLSIQPVTQEEFDFILSLEEEEPS